The nucleotide sequence taactttagtattccgttttttggtGTCCCCGTTCcacatgctaatgagcataagagtcatatttgtttgaaaaaataatttcttcattcctcaagcctgagTTAACTCCAccgccttacttttgattgaccgctcctcgcctccccccagcacacacaaaatcccacgcttgcgcagtaactagatttgagaccCGGGCAAAGCAGGGACGGGCGTCAGACCATACATGATGGGTGCACGTGCTATCTGCTATGTCAGCCGGGCTTTCAGTGCAGGTCAGTTTTTGGCGGTagacgggcataagaagaggaacgaacgaacgagactgatggattattaccataaaaggcactaaatgtttgcagaccgttatttacggccggaggaggagtttaggagaggggataaccgtaatgaacttttgacagcaacggccagcgaggggtgagaagagttcaataggtgaaatgctgatgacaggttccctttaagacactTAAAGTGTGCTTGCTCCATTTACGAACATTCCACATTTTGACACTACACCATATCTTTGTAGATTTGAGGATATTTAGTGGTCGCAGTAGGTACGGATTTAGAAGATGCCTTTATTTTATAGCTTATCGATGGGTTTGCCTTAAACGTTTACATTGTTTGGTGTTGGAAGGGTAGTTAGCTATTGCTTGTGACCACTGTAGCAACCAAAAAGGCCAATGGAGTACTTTTTCAACCCCTCTTACAAATATTAAAAGTGCAGTCTGATAGGCTCTGCTATATTTGTAATGTAGTTTTTGTCTTCTAATGGTCTTTATAAAACAACTCCAACTTTATATTTTACAAGAAATCCTTTTGTTACGAGGACTTAAATTCACACGTCCTTATCACAAATGCTAAAGTGCCCGGGACCTCAGCAGTTAACAGAGCAAAAATAATAATGTTGGATGCAACAACTGTAGAActagatgcttctttatatatcaaTTACAAAACAGGAGAAATGAGAGATTTAAATTGGATCAGAGAGCTGAATATGCCGCCCTAGGTAAGGGCAGCATATAACCGAGACAGGTCCATTCTCTTATTAgccaaaactgcacaaaaaatatTGTTTCGTTTGGCAAATGGGAGCGTTCAAAGAATACACCGGACTTCTAGTTATAAATGGTATATTCATGAGAGGAGTGCTCCAGCCTCTCTCAGCAGTGATTGACAGCCAGCTATGTATGGACAGCAGCCCATCACTCACTGTGGAGGGCAGGGAGAAAAACCTTCCTCATGAATATACCGGATTCATAACTTTAATTTAGGTGCATTCTTTGATTGCTGCTCTTAGCCAAACAGATAGGAGAATGGATTTGTCTTTGTAATATGTAGCCCTTTAatagggcagcatattcagctgacagacctgctttaaagaggctctgtaaccagattttgcaacccctatctgctattgcagcagataggcgctgcaatgtagattacagtaacgtttttatttttaaaaaacgagcatttttggccaagttatgaccattttcgtatttatgcaaatgaggcttgcaaaagtacaactgggcgtgttgaaaagttaaagtacaactgggcgtgtattatgtgtgtacatcggggcgtgtttactacttttactagctgggctttctgatgagaagtatcatccacttctcttcagaacgcccagcttctggcagtgcagatctgtgacgtcactcacaggtcctgcatcgtgtcggcaccagaggctacagttgattctgcagcagcatcagcgtttgcaggtaagtagctacatggacttacctgcaaacgccgatgctgctgcagaatcatctgtagcctctggtgccggtgtcctcgctcgtctgacacgatgcaggacctgtgagtgacgacacagcgtgatctctggagaacacggctgtgtctgcactgccagaagctgggcgttgtgaagagaagtggatgatacttctatacacaacgcccagctagtaaaagtagtaaacacgccccgatgtacgcacataatacacgcccagttgtacttttacttttcaacacgcccagttgtacttttgcaagcctcatttgcataactacgaaaatggtcataacttggccaaaaatgctcgttttttaaaaataaaaacgttactgtaatctacattgcagcgccgatctgctgcaatagcagataggggttgcaaaatctggtgacagagcctctttaaggctctgttcacactttcaAGGCTTCCCGTCAAAACAGAGTAATGACAGCTGCGACTGACTTATGATGGGGTCCGTCAGGTGCCTTATTTTTAACTACAAAAATAGTGCTGCAGATTATGCAATTCTTGCCGTCTGAAGTAACGGGAAGGGCATAAACTAgtaatgtgaacatagtctaatatGATTTCAGCAGCTGACTAGTCAATTCTATTGTACACCCATAGCCTATGTACAACAGTTGAAATACACAATAAGTGACTCACTTCATAGAAACAGACCAGTAGCCTATATATGAGTGCTACAACCATCATTTTCTGTAAGTCTTCCATTGATGTATCTTCATCAACTTCTTCAATTATGTAGTGCATAGCAAACTTAGAAATATCTCTGaggatttaaaaataaataaatataaaaaaatacataaaaaaaaaaaaaagttagaattaacatattaaaaaaaaacctaaacaaaACAATTATATGTTTTCATTAACTGGTTCCAGTATattaaaaggagttgtccactttggacaatccctttttgtaagAAGGGTCCCTCGAGAATATGCCGATCACAGTGTCCAGCAGCACCACCGCagtggaaatgaagcattacactgttCCCATTGAAACTAATTggatgtccatgtaatgcatagcTGTGcctggtcctccagagtgagagaccctCTCTGTAGCCGCTCTTCCTCTGGTTAAAGGAGTCAGAATTCAATAATTGGTTTAGAatagccatttatttatttttaaatacccAGGCAACCCCTGTAATGATGGGCAATCTCCATATGGTTTAGGGGTGGGACTGTTTGTATTTGCTCTTCTGTCTTTCTAAAAGTGTTCAATATCTATATTAAATCAAGAAAAACAATCTACTTACTCGACTTTCTTGAactctttttttccattattttcatAGTATTATCACAATCTGACAGCAAGAAATAGAGGTTCAGGGAGGGATCAATTAagcaaatataggttggagaatgTAAAATAATGCATTTCTCCTTGTTCTAAACAGTTCATAATGCATACCCTCCCCCACTCAGTCCACAGGCTATTGGCTAAGCACAGCTACAGGGAGAGAGATTGATTCACCCATCCGCTATTTCACCTAGCATACTGGCAGAGAGATTAATTGTATATTATGTGGGAGACCAGTATTATAAAGTTATTTGTCCGACACATCGGAGTGTATACAAACTCCACCTACAAATAATTATTTGTTCTTACGAAGCCTTAGAATGTTTCTTAGagataaaacgtttttttttgtttgttttttttcataacaGTCAACCTAACCCCTACAGACTACCAGAGTGAGAGGCGCTGCATGTTCGCAGTTCTCCACCCTGGTTGATAGAGGGTGGGGTCCCGAGAAGGgactcctccccccccccactataatgTCCTTATGCCCTATTAAATGAGGCAGCCTCTTTGCTTAAGAGAACGGGTGATAAATCTGCTGTGATCCATTGACAATCTAATATGCGGCATGAAATAAATCAGTTCCATCAAGGGAATTGTTCCATTATAACAAACCACTAGTGTGAACAAGCTCCGAGCTGTAGAATCATGTTTGTCATGCTGCTCTTGAGTTCCTAGTACTAATTTGCCTATAAAACACACTTACTTGATGCCACTGAAGTGCATTATGGTTAAAATAACAGCTGCTTTGATGAAAAACAGAATGAAGAAATCCACCATTTCCGCACGGAACCTTTGTGCCAAGGATGGAATAATATATTCACGGCCTACAACGAGAGATCAACAGCTCTAGTTAATGAGATTTAAAGTGATAAGCATTCAAATACCATACTAATGTGAATACTTGTAGATGTGAATGTTATTTCAAGCAAAAGGTGTCAATTTCTGACCTATCAGAACACGAGTGTAACAGACAGGGGTACCTCAGTCAGAACCCCCATTAGTCAGGGTGAAGAGCCACTGCAACAAGTGTAACCTGGAAAAAGTCCTGGACTCCCTGCGACCGGCCCAATGCGGGGGACTTTCTGGACCGCTGCTCTATTCATTGTCCTCCTTACTGCAGTCGAGCAGTGAAGAGAATCTAGGGGTTCGGGactcacgatcggtgggggtcccagcgatgagAAAATTATCACAGGattttggaatacccctttaaattttcCCTTCCTCGTTCCTATTTTATCCGCCAGAGACAAGTGGCACTAGAGTGGTTTGTCAACGTCTTATCTCACCCTGCTCTATAGTAATAACATACACGTTCTGCTGTTAATGTGGGAGTCAGATATCGAAAAAAGATTTTGTCACCAGAAAGATCTCTTCAGAGCAGGGCAGCGGGTTCTATTGGTGAGCTCTTTGGGACAACACACTTATTGACGGAGACAAATCATCTGCCCGGCTTCCATGACTTATTTTTAGAGCCATGCTGAGGGGCACATGCTCCGTACCATAGAGCACGGACTCCTATAACACCCGAAGGGAATTTTGGGGGCAGTTCAGtggatccaggagcaacttctaaaTTCTGCTCATTAGGGCCCCTAAAACAAAGAGGTATTCtcatcttaaacatttatggtAGATCTGCAAGATGCATGATAGGTCAGGGGCCCAGAGGTGAAACCTGCACCTGTCCGGAGAACGGGAtaggatatgccgtaaatgtttaagatgggaatacccctttaatcagcAGAGGTAAAGAAAATCATGTAGACTTTAGAAACAGATATGACTTTTTTACTGAACTGATAACACAGAGACGAATACCAAACCACCCAAAAAGTTAGACACcagaagcaaattttttttttagtcctgttAAAGAGTTATTACAGTGCTAAAAGACATTTCCGACATTGACAACAGACTGACATaagaatagggggggggggggggacgacaaaaAACAGTACATGCACAATACTAGCTAGCAGTCACTAAAACTCATGCTGGCCGTAGATAGGAGCTAGAAACAGCCATCAGATGGATGACCAAATAATAGCACAatatacacaaccatacacagaGAAAGATGGTCAAATCCAGAAATGAAACAGGAAGTGCAGTTTTGTATGGTCTGATCGCCCACATCCTAGCCTTTTATTACATAAACTTCAGCTTAGGACTACCAGACAAAGCCTTTCATGACTACGACCAGCATATAGCTCCCTATGGACATTACATTGTCAGCAGAACGATCTCAGACCTTTCCATAGAGGAATAGATATAGCAGATATAAATTTGTTCTTAAAGGGCTTGCCCTgtttggacaagccctttaaagcaGCTAGCTCTCATAGAGTACTGCCGATCACAGGATCCTGACCCGAAGAGAGGAAAGAGCAGCCACAGCATTACACAGCACCCAATGGAATCACTGATCTGCGGCTAAAAGAGGGGGTTCCTATCCCCCTGGAAAGAAGTGGTTTGAACCAGACAACACAGAACACGTCTGCTCAGGATTCCTGAACTGCATAGTGCAAATAAACAATGCACTCGTGATGTTTCACATCCTGAACGTCCCTAGAAAGCCATGTCTATAGTGTGTGCAGTGACATACCCCTGCAACCAATGTCCTGGGGACGGGTCCTATTAGCAAGCGCACCCCCTAAGTATACGCCATTATCTGAGCCCGATGTGCATCAATGTATAGCGGTTGTGGCACTGCCAGTCTTATGCTGGCACAGCGCCACCGATAATCAGTGCCGCGTCTATCAGCACTACATTCCCACTGACAGCTTGTAGTGAGCgcgctctgtggagtgacaggtcACCTGCAGCTGGCGGTGCAGTCGTCGTAGAATTGGTATTGACAGGAGCTGTGCTGGGGGCACCTCTTCCGGCCGTACCGCTGGCCACCCTGCTGTGATCCCCGGAGTTGCCTGCGTTCATCATAACCAGTGCCGCTGCGGTAGCGCAACTGTTCTGCCAGCACATAGAGCCGCAGTAACACTGCCATAGCCATTCCTGGAGCCTCCGAGAATACTCCGCCGCGCTCATGCTGGTGCTACTAGTCGCAGGGTTTCCTCCTGCAGAAGCTTCACCCGCACTGTGAATCTTCCTTCCCCGCAGCTCTGCAGCTACTTGTGGAGCCTCCGCCATGACTCGACTATGCAGAATCCATCCACAGCTGCGTCATCAGCACTGACTGAGGAACCTGCCTGCGCACAATGATGACGTCAATGACTAGTGAGGACTGTGAGCCTGTCAGGCCGCCTTCACTGGTACTGAGGGCGATTGGGGACTCTGTGTGGTCGCTGTATAACACGGAGTTGCTGACTTTTAAATGGCTAATAAATAAAGTACAAACCTTCCAAAACAAAAGCCAATACCAAACAcacatagtatagaaatgcagatATAGTGGTCATGGGGCAGACGGTTTTCCGGACTTCATGCCATAtgtatagttgccaacatttgaaagaTTTTTCCAGGACCCTCTTGGCTTTGACAGGGCATCTTTTACCGGGGTGTGGCTTGTAATGGGGTGGGGTTTAGTTGGGCGTGGTTTGTCAGAATgtcaatttttttccccaaatattgcctgtatattgtccttaccacagggaaacggaaaaaaaattctggaattGGAAAATACTTTGATTCCTCCATttcttttggtgtttttttttaacatctttcACCGTGAGGTAAAAAGGACAAATTAatgttattctgctggtcaacacGATTACGGTTATACCAAAgtgatatcgtttttttaaaatattttaaaaaactaattgttaaaaaaaatatattttgtgttgccatattttgaaagccataactttttcattttttcgttgattgagtggtgtcatggcttattttttgcaggacaagctgcagTTTGTATTGGTAGAATTTTTTTGAtacgtacgactttttgatcactttttcttaaaaaatttTTACATTAAGATTcggggattttatttttttaagccgttcaccgtgcgagttacataatgttatattgtaatagttcagacttttatggacgctgcaataccaattttgtttattttttacattactttagaggaaaaagttgttctaacggcttagatgccgtgattgctgttcctggccgttagtgcagggtgtcagctgtaatgcacagctcacacccgcagcgtatggcgcgggctcagcgcgtgagcatgctccttctcccctgcaccatgacgtagCGGCACGTCAttgtgcgtcaaggggttaatccACACTAGACCAAAACCCATAGTTCAGATTCCGAACCAGACCCCattattcagaccccaggccagcCCCTAGATCCCAAAATTCAGACCCTTTAATCACTTCTCATCACTCCTGGCTTC is from Rhinoderma darwinii isolate aRhiDar2 chromosome 5, aRhiDar2.hap1, whole genome shotgun sequence and encodes:
- the FAM8A1 gene encoding protein FAM8A1, which gives rise to MAEAPQVAAELRGRKIHSAGEASAGGNPATSSTSMSAAEYSRRLQEWLWQCYCGSMCWQNSCATAAALVMMNAGNSGDHSRVASGTAGRGAPSTAPVNTNSTTTAPPAAGREYIIPSLAQRFRAEMVDFFILFFIKAAVILTIMHFSGIKDISKFAMHYIIEEVDEDTSMEDLQKMMVVALIYRLLVCFYEIICIWGAGGATPGKFLLGLRVVTCDSSVLVAPNRVLVIPSTNVNMTASTVRAVIKNFSIAFFFPAFITLLFFQHNRTAYDIVAGTIVVRRNIR